DNA sequence from the Desulfobacterales bacterium genome:
TCAATTGAATTTTTTTTTTAAGCTTTAAGGGTGGAATAATAAGTTCGTTTAAATAAGAAAAATCATCCTTTGGAGCTACAAGACAAATAGAATCTATAATATCGCAGGAATCAAAAACTTTCAAAGTAATAGAAATGATTGGATTATTATTTATAAGGATGTACTGTTTAGGAACAGATGATTGCATTCGCATACCCTTCCCAGCAGCAACAATTAGGGCAGATACATTCATTTAATAAAAACCTTTATTTTAAATAACTCAATTCTTTTGGAAGCGAAACTCCTTTTCCCATTAAATCTTCACCATAATTTACATCCGCGAGGATTTGAATATCTTTTAATGCTCTAACATCGCCTTTAAAGTTAACTGTATCAATATTTTCTTTTTGTATTAACCCGCCAGCCCATTGAACTGACAATGTACTACTTGCATCAAAACATGAATCGCCTATGCATAACGTTACTTCTCCTCCAAAATATTGAACTATTTTAGCTACCATCATGCTTGGCCTTAAATGAAAACCTTTATTTCGAGGTATTCCAACTGTTATTTCAGATCGTTCAATATTTTCATTTAAAATTTCAGTAGCAAGCTTTTTTCCAGCGCTAAAGAAATGACAAATAAAGTAAAGTCCATAATTTATGGTTCTATCCAAAAGAATATACGGATCAATAAAGTTAGCAATCATGTCTCTTACTGTTTTGTAAAGACTGCTGCAACCTCGCTCATAAAGATGGCGTTCATAATAATGGAGTAAAGGTCCTATTATTTCAAGCAAATGTAGAATTACGGAAAATATTCCTCTTAATTTTTTAAGTCGGACATCGTTATCTATATGGCCGCCACCACCTTGAATCACATAAGTATCAAAAGAAGACTGCAAATTATGCACAAGCATTTCATAATGCCTCATTTCAACTTCATTGACCTTTACAGGAACAATATCGGTTATTTCTTCTTTTGAATAGGGCTGATAAAATTTAAATTCATTAAAATTTTTAGCTATATTTAAAAAACTACTTGATATTGTAACAATATTTTTTTTTTGTTTATCCCAGTTTTTATCATTAATATCAAAATCAAGT
Encoded proteins:
- a CDS encoding HPr family phosphocarrier protein; translation: MQDLTTDTKILRFSQMASHYSKEFLICCKYISTGVNESGIFTKKFYSTWISASNLLEDFLDTHGAKNNKNWYFYRELTATVRHLSIAAYGQKHILNRIEFYNLSNEKKFSDEGRQTIKIIKKALHSIAPVILNEAQRLNIHIPEEEYTISDFPDISTGYLLDFDINDKNWDKQKKNIVTISSSFLNIAKNFNEFKFYQPYSKEEITDIVPVKVNEVEMRHYEMLVHNLQSSFDTYVIQGGGGHIDNDVRLKKLRGIFSVILHLLEIIGPLLHYYERHLYERGCSSLYKTVRDMIANFIDPYILLDRTINYGLYFICHFFSAGKKLATEILNENIERSEITVGIPRNKGFHLRPSMMVAKIVQYFGGEVTLCIGDSCFDASSTLSVQWAGGLIQKENIDTVNFKGDVRALKDIQILADVNYGEDLMGKGVSLPKELSYLK